One window of Amaranthus tricolor cultivar Red isolate AtriRed21 chromosome 13, ASM2621246v1, whole genome shotgun sequence genomic DNA carries:
- the LOC130797699 gene encoding fe(2+) transport protein 3, chloroplastic isoform X2, translating to MSSFIQDFLFPLLCLKPIREKFNVLSGTLLREFQESMSNSNCKLADSNLCRDDAAALTLKLIAIGSILVAGATGIAIPLLGRRKSFLATDGNLFIAAKAFAAGVILATGFVHMLPDAGKNLTNSCLPSHPWLEFPFSGFIAMMAALVTLLVDFVGTQVYERKAERMKRKRDGLVDEFGLDGSLDSVSAAGVLPADRTVVSVGGESILGIRVHEHGHGVDDVDGHIVDVYEDDGHGHGHSHSFGGGQSSVRHAVVSQVLELGIVSHSVLIGLSLGVSHSPCTIRPLVAALSFHQFFEGFALGGCIAQAQFKEKSTIIMACFFALTTPGGIAAGRTIKNLDILLGGKQGLQKGGNV from the exons ATGTCATCCTTCATACAG GATTTCTTGTTTCCATTACTTTGCCTCAAACCTATCAGGGAGAAGTTTAATGTGTTGTCAG GTACTCTTTTGAGGGAATTCCAAGAATCAATGTCAAATTCCAATTGTAAATTGGCTGATTCCAATTTATGTAGAGATGATGCAGCTGCTTTGACTCTTAAACTTATTGCAATTGGTTCAATTCTTGTGGCTGGTGCAACTGGAATTGCAATTCCATTGCTGGGTCGTAGGAAGAGTTTTCTTGCTACTGATGGGAATCTTTTTATAGCAGCAAAAGCATTTGCTGCTGGTGTTATTCTTGCAACAGGGTTTGTGCATATGTTGCCAGATGCAGGCAAAAACTTGACAAACTCTTGCCTACCGAGTCATCCTTGGTTGGAGTTTCCATTCTCGGGTTTTATTGCTATGATGGCTGCTTTGGTGACGTTGTTGGTGGATTTTGTGGGGACACAAGTTTATGAGAGGAAGGCTGAGAGAATGAAGAGGAAAAGGGATGGTTTGGTTGATGAATTTGGGCTTGATGGATCGCTTGATTCTGTTTCCGCTGCCGGAGTTTTGCCGGCGGATAGGACTGTGGTTAGTGTTGGAGGGGAGAGTATTTTGGGTATTCGTGTACATGAGCATGGTCATGGTGTGGATGATGTTGATGGGCATATTGTTGATGTGTATGAAGATGATGGACATGGACATGGACACTCTCATAGCTTTGGTGGTGGTCAAAGTAGTGTAAGACATGCTGTTGTTTCTCAG GTTTTGGAGCTTGGCATAGTTTCACATTCTGTCCTTATTGGGTTATCTTTAGGAGTATCACATAGCCCTTGTACGATCAGACCATTGGTTGCCGCGCTATCCTTCCACCAATTCTTCGAGGGTTTTGCCCTTGGAGGATGCATAGCTCAAGCCCAATTTAAGGAAAAATCGACAATCATCATGGCCTGTTTCTTCGCCTTAACAACCCCTGGGGGCATCGCTGCAG GTAGGACGATAAAAAATCTGGATATCCTGCTTGGAGGGAAGCAGGGCTTACAGAAGGGAGGAAATGTGTGA
- the LOC130797699 gene encoding zinc transporter 4, chloroplastic isoform X1, protein MSSFIQDFLFPLLCLKPIREKFNVLSGTLLREFQESMSNSNCKLADSNLCRDDAAALTLKLIAIGSILVAGATGIAIPLLGRRKSFLATDGNLFIAAKAFAAGVILATGFVHMLPDAGKNLTNSCLPSHPWLEFPFSGFIAMMAALVTLLVDFVGTQVYERKAERMKRKRDGLVDEFGLDGSLDSVSAAGVLPADRTVVSVGGESILGIRVHEHGHGVDDVDGHIVDVYEDDGHGHGHSHSFGGGQSSVRHAVVSQVLELGIVSHSVLIGLSLGVSHSPCTIRPLVAALSFHQFFEGFALGGCIAQAQFKEKSTIIMACFFALTTPGGIAAGIGLASFYNPASPRALIVEGILDSISAGILVYMSLVDLIAADFMSKKMRSNMRLQIVSYFALFMGAALMSSLAVWS, encoded by the exons ATGTCATCCTTCATACAG GATTTCTTGTTTCCATTACTTTGCCTCAAACCTATCAGGGAGAAGTTTAATGTGTTGTCAG GTACTCTTTTGAGGGAATTCCAAGAATCAATGTCAAATTCCAATTGTAAATTGGCTGATTCCAATTTATGTAGAGATGATGCAGCTGCTTTGACTCTTAAACTTATTGCAATTGGTTCAATTCTTGTGGCTGGTGCAACTGGAATTGCAATTCCATTGCTGGGTCGTAGGAAGAGTTTTCTTGCTACTGATGGGAATCTTTTTATAGCAGCAAAAGCATTTGCTGCTGGTGTTATTCTTGCAACAGGGTTTGTGCATATGTTGCCAGATGCAGGCAAAAACTTGACAAACTCTTGCCTACCGAGTCATCCTTGGTTGGAGTTTCCATTCTCGGGTTTTATTGCTATGATGGCTGCTTTGGTGACGTTGTTGGTGGATTTTGTGGGGACACAAGTTTATGAGAGGAAGGCTGAGAGAATGAAGAGGAAAAGGGATGGTTTGGTTGATGAATTTGGGCTTGATGGATCGCTTGATTCTGTTTCCGCTGCCGGAGTTTTGCCGGCGGATAGGACTGTGGTTAGTGTTGGAGGGGAGAGTATTTTGGGTATTCGTGTACATGAGCATGGTCATGGTGTGGATGATGTTGATGGGCATATTGTTGATGTGTATGAAGATGATGGACATGGACATGGACACTCTCATAGCTTTGGTGGTGGTCAAAGTAGTGTAAGACATGCTGTTGTTTCTCAG GTTTTGGAGCTTGGCATAGTTTCACATTCTGTCCTTATTGGGTTATCTTTAGGAGTATCACATAGCCCTTGTACGATCAGACCATTGGTTGCCGCGCTATCCTTCCACCAATTCTTCGAGGGTTTTGCCCTTGGAGGATGCATAGCTCAAGCCCAATTTAAGGAAAAATCGACAATCATCATGGCCTGTTTCTTCGCCTTAACAACCCCTGGGGGCATCGCTGCAGGTATCGGCCTTGCCTCCTTTTACAACCCCGCTAGCCCACGTGCTCTGATAGTCGAGGGGATTCTAGACTCTATATCTGCCGGGATCCTTGTTTATATGTCCTTGGTGGACCTAATAGCAGCCGATTTTATGAGCAAGAAAATGAGATCCAACATGAGGCTCCAAATCGTGTCTTACTTTGCTCTTTTTATGGGGGCCGCTTTAATGTCATCGCTTGCTGTTTGGTCATGA